The sequence TTTGTAGCCTGCGGATATTTCCGCGCTTATCCTCTTCTGGAGATCAAGCAGGCGGGCAAGGCGCATTTTCTTGTCTGAGGCTTTCACATCATCCGCAAGCCCCTCCGCCTTTGTCCCCGGACGCACCGAGTATGCGAAGGCGAAAAGAGACTCATAGCGGATCTCTTCCATCGCTGCGAGTGTCATCTCAAAATCTTCCGCTGTTTCACCCGGAAAACCGACAATAAAATCAGAAGAAAGAGCAAGCGAAGGCACGAGCTCCTTAGCTTTCAGCACCTTGTCCCTGTACTCCCCGTAGGTGTATTTTCTGTTCATGCGTTTCAGTACATCGCTGCTGCCTGCCTGCAAGGGAAGATGCAGACTTTCGCAGACCTTGTCCAGATCCCGCATGGCATATATAAGCTCATCAGAAAAATCTTTGGGATGTGAGGTGACAAACCTTATCCTCTCGATCCCGCTTATATTATTCACCCTATATAAAAGTTCCGTAAAATTGATGTTTTCGTCAAGGTTTTTTCCGAAGGAGTTCACATTCTGCCCCAAAAGGGTTATCTCTTTCACCCCTTTGTCCGCAAGAAAACGGATCTCATCCAGAATCTCCGCTGCATGTCTGCTTTTTTCCCTTCCCCGCACATAAGGCACTATGCAGTATGAGCAGAAATTGTCGCACCCTTTCATTATGGTTATAAAGGCGCTGCATCCGGTCTGCCTGCCGAAAACAGGCACTTTCAGCTCTCCGCCCTCGAACTCGGTGAAGCAAACCTTTTCGCCCTTCTCCACCAGCTCCACAGCTTCACCTATGCGGGCTATGGCGTCCGTTCCCAATACAAAATCCGTCTGCGGGTAACGCTTAAGAAGCGCTTCGCCGTCCTGCTGCGCCACACAGCCGCATACGCCTATCTTGAGTTCAGGGTTCTTTCTCCTTATTTTTTTAAGCCTGCCGAGTTCACTTGAAACC is a genomic window of Geovibrio thiophilus containing:
- the miaB gene encoding tRNA (N6-isopentenyl adenosine(37)-C2)-methylthiotransferase MiaB, which codes for MSRSFYINTYGCQMNEYDSERLASFFAAMGFTQAETPEEADYALVNTCSVREKPHHKVSSELGRLKKIRRKNPELKIGVCGCVAQQDGEALLKRYPQTDFVLGTDAIARIGEAVELVEKGEKVCFTEFEGGELKVPVFGRQTGCSAFITIMKGCDNFCSYCIVPYVRGREKSRHAAEILDEIRFLADKGVKEITLLGQNVNSFGKNLDENINFTELLYRVNNISGIERIRFVTSHPKDFSDELIYAMRDLDKVCESLHLPLQAGSSDVLKRMNRKYTYGEYRDKVLKAKELVPSLALSSDFIVGFPGETAEDFEMTLAAMEEIRYESLFAFAYSVRPGTKAEGLADDVKASDKKMRLARLLDLQKRISAEISAGYKGKMAEVMTEGFSKRDGGVYTGRNRQNRVVNFTSRKVLSVGDITDVIIHEAKPNSFFGEAAED